From Terriglobia bacterium, one genomic window encodes:
- the rdgB gene encoding RdgB/HAM1 family non-canonical purine NTP pyrophosphatase translates to MEPAQLPTSVMLTVYLASTNPGKLREFRGAAESRGIEVELLPGIENRPVCVEDGNTFEENACKKALYYSQWNDGMIFADDSGISVDALGSGPGVYSARFAGPQADDEANNRKLLRELAGVPPSGRTAHYVCVIALARRGAILTVVDGRADGLITEGPIGTGGFGYDPYFYYPPLNKTFAELRIEEKFEISHRGKAFRKLLEYVQALCPDS, encoded by the coding sequence TTGGAGCCAGCTCAACTTCCCACTTCCGTGATGCTGACTGTTTATCTTGCCTCAACCAATCCAGGAAAGCTGCGCGAATTCAGGGGCGCCGCCGAAAGTCGTGGGATTGAAGTTGAACTTCTTCCCGGCATCGAAAACCGGCCCGTCTGCGTTGAGGACGGAAATACGTTTGAAGAAAACGCCTGCAAGAAGGCGCTCTATTACAGCCAGTGGAACGACGGCATGATCTTCGCCGATGATTCCGGCATCTCAGTGGATGCCCTGGGCTCCGGCCCGGGAGTCTATTCCGCCCGCTTTGCAGGACCCCAGGCGGATGATGAAGCCAACAACCGCAAGCTGCTTCGCGAACTGGCCGGCGTACCTCCATCCGGCCGTACCGCGCATTATGTCTGCGTGATTGCTCTTGCCCGGCGCGGAGCCATTTTAACCGTTGTTGACGGCAGGGCTGACGGGCTCATCACAGAAGGACCAATAGGGACCGGAGGGTTCGGCTACGACCCGTACTTCTATTATCCTCCCTTGAACAAAACTTTCGCCGAACTGCGCATCGAGGAGAAATTCGAGATTTCGCATCGCGGAAAGGCGTTCAGGAAGCTGCTCGAATACGTCCAGGCACTATGCCCTGACAGTTAA
- the rph gene encoding ribonuclease PH gives MSSTPKPLSGLLYSGGKLVRAGHRNATEIRPVEIIPGFISSAEGSALMRLGETRVICTASVESGVPAFLKGTGKGWISSEYAMIPRATEIRTPREVTRGRPSGRTMEIQRLIGRSLRAVVNLEKLGERTVWIDCDVIRADGGTRTASITGAMVALALALRKLKEQKVISEIPLNDFVAAISVGIIRKETLLDLDYSEDSSAEVDMNVVMTGSGRFVEVQATAEGLPFGNEDMTGLIELARPAIQQLVAMQKSITKVERPAARA, from the coding sequence ATGTCCTCTACACCCAAGCCGCTTTCGGGCCTCCTCTATTCCGGCGGGAAACTCGTGCGGGCCGGCCACCGGAATGCGACAGAGATCCGGCCCGTCGAAATCATCCCCGGCTTCATCTCCAGCGCCGAAGGCTCAGCGTTGATGCGTCTGGGCGAAACCCGGGTGATTTGCACGGCATCGGTGGAATCAGGAGTGCCCGCCTTCCTGAAAGGTACGGGCAAAGGCTGGATATCAAGCGAATACGCCATGATCCCTCGGGCGACTGAAATCCGAACTCCCCGCGAGGTAACCCGCGGCCGGCCCAGTGGCCGTACGATGGAAATCCAGAGATTGATCGGCCGGTCTCTGCGCGCCGTCGTAAACCTCGAGAAACTGGGAGAGCGGACCGTCTGGATCGATTGTGACGTCATTCGCGCCGACGGCGGCACGCGCACAGCGTCCATCACCGGCGCCATGGTCGCGCTCGCGCTCGCGCTCAGGAAGCTCAAGGAACAGAAGGTGATCTCTGAAATTCCATTAAACGATTTCGTGGCCGCCATCAGCGTGGGGATTATCCGGAAAGAAACACTGCTCGACCTCGATTATTCAGAAGACTCCAGCGCCGAGGTCGATATGAACGTCGTGATGACGGGTTCGGGCCGCTTTGTGGAAGTGCAGGCAACGGCTGAAGGTCTGCCCTTTGGCAACGAGGATATGACCGGGCTGATTGAGTTGGCACGGCCGGCCATTCAGCAATTGGTTGCAATGCAGAAGTCGATTACCAAGGTTGAGCGGCCGGCCGCGCGCGCCTGA
- a CDS encoding GerMN domain-containing protein — MSQRALILTIVIAVVLAAGIYYLGTLRRHLAPTAESTLRSEQTARTQLNEEALQQSGGQAQTITLYFPSYAAGNLLPETRSLKLSSDNITAVRQILLALIEGSHQGHGTALSPSTTVRAVFLSQDGTAIIDLSQEALADFQPGIESENLAIYSIVDSLCANIAQLKEVRFLVQGEEVQTLDGHIDLTGNFAPEPSLIAQTQ, encoded by the coding sequence ATGTCCCAGCGCGCGCTGATATTGACCATTGTTATCGCAGTCGTCCTGGCAGCGGGAATTTATTATCTTGGGACCCTTCGGCGCCACCTCGCCCCAACCGCCGAGAGCACCTTGCGTTCTGAACAGACCGCGCGAACGCAATTGAACGAGGAGGCCCTGCAGCAATCCGGAGGCCAGGCGCAGACCATCACGCTTTATTTTCCCTCCTATGCGGCGGGAAATCTGCTGCCGGAGACGCGGTCATTGAAGCTCTCTTCAGATAACATTACGGCCGTGCGGCAGATCCTTCTGGCCCTCATCGAAGGTTCGCACCAGGGGCACGGCACGGCCCTTTCACCGTCCACAACCGTAAGGGCCGTCTTCCTCTCGCAGGATGGGACCGCCATCATCGACCTTTCACAGGAAGCTCTGGCGGACTTTCAACCGGGAATTGAAAGTGAAAACCTGGCCATTTATTCCATTGTGGACTCGCTCTGCGCCAACATCGCTCAGTTGAAGGAGGTAAGGTTCCTTGTACAGGGCGAGGAAGTCCAGACTCTTGACGGCCACATCGACCTGACCGGCAATTTCGCTCCTGAGCCGTCATTGATTGCTCAGACACAATAA
- a CDS encoding N-acetylmuramoyl-L-alanine amidase, translating to MKSLVKHHNRRFRSFRWLLLVAVVGMLLLFAPRLGRSDSFVFYFPKSRSILQTRTYGNAQYLPVLPVLNLFGTIEDLKNRRKALELRFNGTHIRLQDNNPTVRLNNARVKLAQPVRFMDGAWMAPVDFVTTVLPTIINQTVEYKRGENRIFVGGMRPNSFTLHLSPLQAGAQLTIQFTEQVNLRTAAQNGKWILYLGNNPVEPVESSFDFSNPYVSQVKFDDHDGLPKLIVTPSAAGFDFYPKLGEGGKVLIATVIKPGATVAQQAPAPSQPPVAAAPVPGKPPAAVPPQAGGPAVAPAIPSLPAVVLDAGHGGSDLGAQGKDGMLEKNLTARLAAQAQKALQATGKYRVVLTRTSDVNVGFDQRAAEANIAHPVAFISFHAGELGQSTPRVMVYSYRPSSPLAMTTGPDPQPLFINWDKVQLRYMNQSNRLAQELQQDLERTTKVASTPPMEVPMRVLQSIAAPAVAIEVGSLSPQSDSAALTNPAFQQQISEAIVAAVGAITGGRQ from the coding sequence GTGAAATCTTTGGTTAAGCACCACAATCGCAGGTTCCGTTCCTTCCGCTGGCTGCTGCTGGTGGCAGTCGTCGGAATGCTCCTGTTGTTTGCTCCCCGCCTTGGCCGAAGCGACAGTTTTGTTTTCTACTTCCCGAAGTCTCGATCCATCCTTCAGACTCGAACTTACGGCAACGCCCAGTATCTTCCCGTGCTCCCGGTCCTGAACCTCTTCGGCACCATCGAGGACCTGAAAAACAGGAGGAAGGCCCTGGAGTTGCGGTTCAACGGCACGCACATCAGGCTGCAGGATAACAACCCTACGGTCAGGCTGAACAACGCCCGCGTCAAGCTGGCCCAGCCCGTTCGTTTCATGGATGGAGCGTGGATGGCGCCGGTGGATTTTGTGACCACCGTCCTTCCCACGATCATCAACCAGACCGTCGAGTACAAGCGGGGCGAGAACCGCATTTTTGTGGGTGGGATGCGGCCGAATTCCTTCACCCTCCACCTGTCACCGCTCCAGGCAGGCGCGCAGCTCACCATTCAATTTACGGAGCAGGTTAACCTTCGCACGGCGGCACAGAACGGGAAGTGGATTCTCTACCTGGGCAATAATCCCGTCGAGCCCGTTGAGTCCAGCTTCGATTTCAGCAATCCCTACGTTTCGCAGGTGAAATTCGACGACCACGACGGGCTGCCCAAGCTGATTGTGACTCCTTCAGCGGCAGGCTTTGACTTCTACCCCAAACTTGGAGAAGGCGGCAAGGTGCTGATTGCCACTGTCATAAAGCCAGGCGCAACAGTGGCGCAGCAGGCCCCGGCGCCATCTCAGCCGCCGGTTGCTGCTGCCCCCGTTCCGGGCAAACCTCCCGCCGCAGTCCCGCCCCAGGCGGGGGGTCCCGCGGTGGCGCCGGCCATCCCTTCGCTGCCGGCCGTGGTGCTTGATGCGGGACACGGTGGCTCCGACCTTGGGGCGCAGGGAAAAGACGGCATGCTTGAGAAGAACCTGACGGCGCGCCTTGCGGCCCAGGCGCAGAAAGCGCTCCAGGCCACCGGCAAGTACCGGGTTGTCCTCACTCGCACCAGCGACGTGAATGTCGGCTTCGACCAACGCGCCGCGGAAGCCAACATCGCGCATCCCGTCGCTTTCATTTCGTTCCATGCGGGCGAACTTGGACAATCGACTCCCCGCGTGATGGTGTACAGTTACCGCCCTTCCTCGCCGCTCGCCATGACCACCGGCCCGGACCCGCAGCCCCTTTTTATCAATTGGGATAAAGTGCAACTTCGCTATATGAACCAGAGCAACCGTCTCGCGCAGGAGTTGCAGCAGGACCTCGAAAGGACCACGAAGGTGGCGTCCACTCCACCCATGGAAGTTCCCATGAGGGTTTTGCAGAGCATCGCCGCGCCTGCTGTGGCCATTGAAGTCGGAAGCCTTTCGCCGCAGAGCGATTCCGCCGCGCTCACCAACCCAGCCTTCCAGCAGCAGATCAGCGAAGCGATCGTTGCGGCCGTCGGCGCGATTACAGGAGGGCGACAGTAA
- a CDS encoding thioredoxin domain-containing protein: MKGPDLSIGTPQKGWILALAIALAAAAWLWRPSAGTIRKGVGSMAEAGANPVSHDYTNHLIHESSPYLLMHAHNPVDWYPWGQQAFDLSKRENKPIFLSVGYSTCHWCHVMERESFTNPEIARIMNENFVNIKVDREERPDVDKVYMTFVQATTGGGGWPMSVFLTPDLKPFFGGTYWPPVDRYGRPGFSTVLERVAEAWKKDNARIEQSAADVVEHLEKSVNAPSPGKANITDATLSNAYQQIKSGYDPANGGFGGAPKFPRPVVFNFLLRYHVRSGDQPALQMTLNTLHAMADGGIHDHLGGGFHRYSVDAKWHVPHFEKMLYDQAQLAIAYLDAYQITHDPFYAGIARDVLDYVLRDMRSAQGGFFSAEDADSQIEKDRPEHGEGAFYLWTAGEIEQVLGPDAAKIFDYAYDVAPDGNVAPQNDPQGEFTGKNILQVAHSVEEAAKQFGKSPEEIRATLADARSRLLAARDQRPRPPLDDKVLTSWNGLMISAFARAGQALGEPAYVQAAQGAADFIKSKLYDDQTGLLMRRYREGEVGISGFLDDYTGLIQGLLDLYETSFRLSDLTWAIRLEETQDHLFWDDQGGGYFQTTQNDKSILVRMRDAYDGAEPSANSVAAMNLLRLVEMANRPDWREKADQVFAAFSRQIEHAPETLPQMICAVDFALSNPLQVVIAGDPSRQDTQELLAVVYQRYLPNKVLFLVDGADGKQLAGWLPFIAGMHPIGGKATAYVCQNYACKLPTSDPAQAARLLEESRTFPKP; this comes from the coding sequence TTGAAGGGACCGGACCTGAGCATCGGCACTCCGCAAAAAGGCTGGATTCTGGCACTGGCCATTGCGCTGGCGGCCGCGGCGTGGCTTTGGCGTCCCTCGGCCGGCACCATCAGGAAAGGAGTTGGAAGCATGGCCGAAGCTGGCGCAAACCCGGTTTCGCACGACTACACCAACCATCTCATCCACGAGAGCAGCCCCTATCTGCTGATGCACGCCCACAATCCCGTGGACTGGTATCCCTGGGGCCAGCAAGCCTTTGACCTCTCGAAGCGCGAAAACAAGCCCATCTTTCTTTCCGTCGGCTACTCCACCTGCCACTGGTGCCACGTGATGGAGCGCGAGTCGTTCACCAACCCCGAAATCGCGCGCATCATGAACGAGAACTTTGTGAACATCAAAGTGGACCGCGAGGAGCGCCCGGACGTTGACAAGGTCTATATGACCTTTGTGCAAGCCACTACGGGCGGCGGGGGCTGGCCGATGTCCGTTTTCCTCACACCCGACCTCAAACCCTTTTTCGGCGGCACCTACTGGCCTCCCGTTGACCGCTACGGGCGCCCGGGCTTCAGCACCGTCCTCGAGCGGGTTGCCGAGGCGTGGAAGAAAGATAACGCGCGCATTGAACAATCCGCTGCCGATGTGGTGGAGCATCTTGAAAAATCCGTCAACGCGCCCTCGCCCGGGAAAGCGAACATCACGGACGCAACCCTCAGCAACGCCTATCAGCAGATCAAGTCAGGTTACGATCCCGCGAATGGCGGCTTCGGCGGCGCGCCCAAGTTTCCGCGGCCGGTGGTCTTCAACTTTCTTCTGCGCTATCACGTCCGCAGCGGCGACCAGCCCGCGCTCCAGATGACTCTGAACACCTTGCACGCCATGGCGGACGGCGGCATCCACGACCACCTGGGCGGCGGTTTTCACCGTTACTCGGTGGACGCAAAGTGGCACGTGCCGCACTTCGAAAAAATGCTCTATGACCAGGCGCAACTGGCCATCGCCTATCTCGATGCTTACCAGATCACGCACGACCCGTTTTACGCGGGCATCGCGCGCGACGTTCTCGACTACGTCCTGCGCGATATGCGCAGCGCGCAGGGAGGATTTTTCAGCGCCGAAGACGCTGACAGCCAGATTGAAAAAGACAGGCCCGAACACGGCGAGGGAGCGTTCTATCTGTGGACTGCCGGCGAGATCGAACAAGTTCTGGGCCCGGATGCAGCCAAGATTTTTGACTACGCCTATGACGTTGCGCCCGACGGCAACGTCGCCCCGCAGAACGATCCCCAGGGGGAGTTCACGGGGAAGAACATTCTCCAGGTGGCGCATTCCGTCGAGGAAGCCGCAAAACAGTTTGGCAAGTCTCCTGAAGAAATCCGCGCCACGCTCGCCGATGCCCGAAGCAGGCTGCTTGCGGCCCGCGACCAGCGCCCGCGCCCCCCTCTGGATGACAAAGTTCTGACTTCCTGGAACGGCCTGATGATTTCTGCTTTCGCGCGCGCCGGACAGGCGCTCGGCGAGCCTGCCTACGTCCAGGCGGCACAGGGCGCGGCGGATTTTATCAAGTCCAAGCTCTACGATGACCAGACTGGTCTGTTGATGCGCCGCTACCGTGAGGGCGAGGTGGGAATCAGCGGGTTTCTGGATGACTACACCGGCCTCATCCAGGGATTGCTCGATCTGTACGAAACCTCATTCCGCCTCTCGGACCTTACCTGGGCCATTCGACTCGAGGAAACCCAGGACCACCTCTTCTGGGATGACCAGGGCGGCGGCTATTTCCAAACCACCCAGAACGACAAGTCCATCCTGGTGAGAATGCGGGACGCTTACGACGGCGCCGAGCCTTCCGCCAATTCCGTTGCTGCCATGAATCTGCTGCGGCTCGTCGAAATGGCCAACCGCCCGGACTGGCGCGAAAAAGCCGATCAGGTCTTCGCCGCCTTCAGCCGCCAGATCGAGCACGCTCCGGAAACCCTCCCCCAGATGATTTGCGCCGTGGACTTCGCCCTCTCGAATCCACTGCAGGTTGTCATCGCCGGCGATCCCTCCCGGCAGGACACACAGGAACTGCTGGCCGTGGTGTACCAGCGGTACCTGCCCAACAAGGTCCTCTTCCTCGTGGATGGCGCAGATGGCAAGCAGCTTGCCGGATGGCTTCCCTTCATCGCCGGCATGCATCCCATCGGCGGCAAGGCCACCGCTTATGTCTGCCAGAACTACGCCTGCAAACTCCCCACTTCCGATCCCGCGCAAGCAGCACGCTTGCTCGAAGAGAGCAGGACGTTCCCCAAACCTTGA
- a CDS encoding alpha/beta hydrolase yields the protein METLVQFSNARRKLLRGMLHRPASGRGRLPAVVFFHGFTGDRMESHWIFIKCARALAGQGIASLRFDFYGSGESDGSFCEATLQSEIADARSAVRFMHRQKGIDAGRLGLCGLSLGGCVAACVAPAADAKALVLWSAVAHPAILQQLPGSLGKPSPTGDFEYDARLISARFVREAAKVDPLKAIRRFRKPMRIIHPGKDDTVPLSHAGDFLQASGAIIKQKVIIPGADHTFTSIAWESAVIEQTVEWFRRYL from the coding sequence ATGGAAACTCTTGTCCAATTTTCCAATGCGCGGCGCAAATTGCTGCGCGGCATGCTCCATCGGCCGGCCAGCGGCCGCGGCAGGTTACCCGCGGTCGTCTTTTTCCATGGCTTCACCGGCGATCGGATGGAATCCCATTGGATTTTTATCAAGTGCGCCCGCGCCCTGGCGGGCCAGGGGATTGCCAGCCTGCGGTTTGATTTCTATGGTTCAGGCGAATCGGATGGGAGCTTTTGCGAAGCCACTCTCCAGAGCGAAATCGCCGATGCCCGGTCCGCCGTCCGTTTCATGCACCGGCAAAAAGGGATCGACGCGGGCAGGCTGGGACTGTGCGGGCTTTCTCTGGGAGGCTGCGTGGCAGCCTGTGTCGCGCCCGCAGCAGACGCCAAAGCTCTGGTCCTGTGGAGTGCCGTGGCGCATCCGGCAATTCTCCAGCAGCTACCCGGCAGCCTGGGGAAACCATCGCCCACCGGCGATTTTGAATACGATGCCCGCCTCATCTCCGCCCGCTTCGTAAGGGAGGCCGCCAAAGTCGATCCGCTCAAGGCCATCCGCCGGTTTCGAAAGCCCATGCGTATCATTCATCCCGGCAAGGATGACACCGTTCCACTCTCCCACGCAGGAGATTTTTTGCAGGCGTCGGGCGCCATCATCAAGCAGAAAGTCATCATCCCCGGCGCCGACCACACCTTCACCTCCATCGCCTGGGAATCTGCGGTGATCGAGCAGACCGTCGAGTGGTTCCGGCGTTATCTGTAG
- a CDS encoding rhodanese-like domain-containing protein, translated as MKLKVSAGIAVLCVFTASLAAQPQKHPSVASGAPETSAERLHSMLGQQGKVLVLDVRTPEEYAKGHIPEAVNVPIDTLAAKVREMHVSKETTIVTTCEHGGRSSRAALELRKMGYQATSFCRIASWQKDGYKVENGEATPRSK; from the coding sequence ATGAAACTTAAAGTTAGCGCCGGAATCGCAGTTCTCTGCGTATTCACAGCCTCGCTGGCTGCCCAGCCTCAGAAGCATCCATCGGTCGCTTCCGGCGCGCCGGAGACGTCCGCAGAACGCCTCCACTCGATGCTCGGCCAACAAGGAAAAGTTCTGGTGCTCGATGTGCGTACGCCTGAAGAATACGCCAAAGGGCATATACCCGAAGCCGTTAATGTTCCGATTGACACCCTCGCCGCGAAAGTCCGGGAAATGCACGTCTCAAAGGAAACGACCATCGTCACCACGTGCGAACACGGCGGACGCAGTTCCCGCGCCGCATTGGAACTCAGGAAGATGGGTTATCAGGCCACGTCTTTTTGCCGCATCGCTTCCTGGCAAAAAGATGGTTACAAGGTCGAGAATGGGGAGGCAACGCCCCGCTCAAAATGA
- a CDS encoding aldo/keto reductase encodes MEKTLADQNSQGMIYRTLGRSGEKVSLLGLGGYHIGMHSSEQDSIHLIRTSIDRGVTFMDNCWDYNNGASEMRMGKALQDGYRQKVFLMTKTDSQVKSAWEQQLHESLQRLQTDVIDLIQFHEVIRMGDPDRIFGPNGAFEAALAARKAGKVRYIGFTGHKDPAIHLKMLNTGFDHGFTFDAVQMPLNVLDAHYHSFAHQVVPVCVKHGIGVLGMKPLADGAIPRNNVLPAIDCLHYAMNLPTSVVINGCESMDRLEQGLEAVRTFKPMSESELAALLTRTAKAAANGGLELFKTSHTYDGTYQNPQWLG; translated from the coding sequence ATGGAGAAGACCTTGGCAGATCAAAATTCGCAAGGCATGATCTATCGGACGCTGGGGCGCAGCGGAGAAAAGGTTTCACTGCTTGGGCTGGGCGGATATCACATCGGAATGCATTCAAGCGAGCAGGACAGCATTCACCTGATCCGGACGTCCATCGACCGCGGCGTCACTTTTATGGACAACTGCTGGGACTATAACAATGGCGCGAGCGAGATGCGCATGGGCAAAGCGCTCCAGGACGGTTACCGGCAGAAAGTTTTTCTGATGACCAAGACTGACTCTCAGGTTAAAAGCGCCTGGGAACAACAGCTCCACGAATCCTTGCAGCGCCTCCAGACCGATGTGATTGACCTGATCCAGTTCCATGAGGTGATTCGCATGGGCGACCCGGACCGCATCTTCGGGCCGAACGGGGCCTTCGAGGCCGCGCTGGCCGCCCGCAAGGCGGGCAAGGTGCGGTATATCGGCTTCACAGGACACAAGGACCCGGCCATCCACCTGAAGATGCTCAACACCGGATTCGATCATGGGTTCACCTTTGACGCTGTCCAGATGCCCCTGAACGTGCTCGACGCGCATTACCACAGTTTCGCGCATCAGGTTGTCCCGGTCTGCGTAAAACACGGCATCGGAGTGCTGGGCATGAAGCCGCTGGCCGATGGGGCCATTCCCCGCAACAACGTGCTTCCGGCCATCGATTGCCTGCACTACGCGATGAACCTGCCCACTTCTGTCGTGATCAACGGCTGCGAATCAATGGACCGCCTGGAGCAGGGGCTTGAAGCCGTGCGCACTTTCAAGCCGATGAGCGAAAGTGAGCTGGCCGCGCTGCTGACAAGGACAGCGAAGGCTGCGGCCAATGGAGGCCTCGAACTTTTCAAGACTTCGCACACCTACGACGGCACTTATCAGAATCCCCAATGGCTTGGCTAG
- a CDS encoding YetF domain-containing protein, whose protein sequence is MHAKLWTDLFIPGLPVIDKVLRAVIVYLFLVAALKLAGRRQLAQLNAFDLVVLLTISNTVQNAIIGNDNSVTGGLIGAATLLGVNYLVVRFAFEYDRKRRRIPDSGVVLIASGRVQPESLKKELISMDELREAANRQGIPSLGEIERAVLNRDGSFAFKKKKDRAEGAAYQEILNRIDHLAEQIGRWQPGQGPAGS, encoded by the coding sequence ATGCACGCAAAACTCTGGACTGACCTGTTTATTCCCGGCCTGCCGGTGATCGACAAGGTCCTTCGGGCTGTTATCGTGTACTTATTCCTGGTGGCGGCATTGAAGCTGGCCGGAAGGCGGCAACTGGCGCAACTGAATGCCTTTGACCTGGTTGTCCTTCTGACGATATCCAACACCGTTCAGAACGCCATCATCGGCAACGATAATTCCGTTACGGGCGGGTTGATCGGCGCCGCGACACTGCTGGGGGTCAATTACCTGGTTGTCCGGTTCGCGTTTGAGTATGACAGGAAGCGCCGCCGCATTCCTGACTCGGGAGTGGTTCTTATCGCAAGCGGCAGGGTTCAGCCGGAATCGTTGAAGAAGGAGTTGATCAGCATGGACGAGCTTAGAGAAGCCGCCAACCGCCAGGGTATCCCATCGCTCGGAGAGATTGAGCGGGCGGTGCTGAACCGGGACGGATCCTTCGCTTTTAAAAAGAAGAAAGACCGTGCGGAAGGCGCCGCCTATCAGGAAATTCTGAACCGGATTGACCATCTTGCCGAACAGATTGGCCGATGGCAGCCCGGCCAAGGGCCTGCGGGAAGTTGA
- a CDS encoding PilZ domain-containing protein, with amino-acid sequence MIEQRGRQSERISLALPVEVIGNNLFGDIFLCEGWTEVVSQTGARVRLKQNLAPDQEITLRCLETGKEASARVVARVNGKSKQNVYGIMLLEPEAQPWGINFPPRGDSAGSVGRIVLECLTCRTRELVYLDGFELEVLESSETLSRFCRRCADACLWRKSYEALPGVADDPESSDRSGQEDRRDPRRDVRTIACIQNGEGEELVRVRNVSRSGLCFEGRRPYPKDSQIEIAIPYSSGGGNIFLPARIARVQGLPTGAVTLYGAEYVRR; translated from the coding sequence GTGATTGAGCAAAGAGGACGGCAGAGCGAGAGAATCAGTCTTGCTTTGCCGGTCGAGGTGATCGGAAACAATCTTTTTGGCGACATTTTCCTGTGCGAAGGCTGGACCGAAGTGGTCAGCCAGACTGGCGCGCGCGTCCGCCTAAAGCAGAACCTGGCGCCGGACCAGGAGATTACGCTTCGGTGCCTTGAAACAGGCAAGGAAGCATCGGCCCGCGTGGTGGCCCGTGTGAATGGAAAATCAAAGCAGAACGTTTACGGGATCATGCTATTAGAGCCGGAGGCCCAACCCTGGGGCATTAACTTCCCGCCCAGAGGAGATTCGGCCGGATCAGTGGGCAGAATTGTTCTTGAATGTCTCACCTGCCGTACGCGCGAACTGGTCTATCTCGACGGATTTGAGCTGGAAGTGCTTGAATCCAGCGAGACTTTGTCGCGCTTTTGCCGGCGCTGCGCCGACGCCTGCCTGTGGAGAAAATCCTATGAGGCGCTTCCCGGCGTGGCAGATGACCCCGAATCCTCCGACAGGAGCGGTCAGGAAGACCGCCGCGATCCGCGCCGCGATGTGCGGACCATAGCCTGCATCCAAAACGGCGAGGGAGAGGAACTGGTCAGGGTGCGCAATGTTTCCCGAAGCGGCCTCTGCTTTGAAGGCCGCCGGCCCTACCCAAAGGACAGCCAAATCGAGATCGCGATTCCCTACTCATCGGGTGGCGGAAACATCTTTCTGCCGGCCCGCATCGCTCGCGTGCAGGGCCTGCCCACCGGCGCCGTCACCCTTTACGGCGCGGAGTATGTCCGCCGCTAG